Proteins encoded in a region of the Marmota flaviventris isolate mMarFla1 chromosome 3, mMarFla1.hap1, whole genome shotgun sequence genome:
- the H2aj gene encoding histone H2A.J gives MSGRGKQGGKVRAKAKSRSSRAGLQFPVGRVHRLLRKGNYAERVGAGAPVYLAAVLEYLTAEILELAGNAARDNKKTRIIPRHLQLAIRNDEELNKLLGKVTIAQGGVLPNIQAVLLPKKTESQKVKSK, from the coding sequence ATGTCCGGTCGTGGAAAGCAGGGTGGGAAAGTGCGGGCAAAAGCCAAATCCCGCTCCTCCCGCGCGGGCCTGCAGTTCCCGGTGGGCCGAGTGCATAGACTACTGCGCAAAGGTAACTACGCGGAGCGAGTAGGCGCTGGGGCGCCCGTGTACCTGGCGGCGGTGTTGGAGTACCTGACGGCCGAGATCCTGGAGTTGGCTGGCAACGCAGCGCGTGACAATAAGAAGACTAGGATAATCCCTCGCCACCTGCAGCTGGCCATCCGCAACGACGAGGAACTAAACAAGCTGCTGGGGAAAGTGACCATCGCTCAGGGCGGCGTCCTGCCCAACATCCAGGCTGTGTTGCTGCCCAAGAAGACCGAGAGTCAGAAGGTGAAGAGCAAGTGA
- the H4c16 gene encoding histone H4, with protein sequence MSGRGKGGKGLGKGGAKRHRKVLRDNIQGITKPAIRRLARRGGVKRISGLIYEETRGVLKVFLENVIRDAVTYTEHAKRKTVTAMDVVYALKRQGRTLYGFGG encoded by the coding sequence ATGTCTGGACGCGGGAAAGGAGGTAAAGGGCTTGGCAAAGGAGGCGCCAAGCGCCACCGGAAGGTCTTGCGAGATAACATCCAAGGCATTACCAAGCCAGCTATTCGCCGCCTGGCCCGTCGTGGGGGCGTCAAGCGCATCTCTGGGCTGATATACGAAGAGACCCGAGGAGTTCTCAAAGTTTTTCTGGAGAACGTGATTCGCGATGCGGTGACTTACACGGAGCATGCTAAACGCAAGACAGTGACAGCCATGGACGTGGTCTACGCTCTGAAACGCCAGGGCCGCACTCTGTACGGCTTTGGCGGTTGA